A part of Rhopalosiphum maidis isolate BTI-1 chromosome 3, ASM367621v3, whole genome shotgun sequence genomic DNA contains:
- the LOC113558130 gene encoding uncharacterized protein LOC113558130, with amino-acid sequence MMPTAQITMPKVKKRKQISVRSIADVEDVVAMKKTPNRHRHFTLVKDSNVATILAHLIRDIHKMFIGNQPGIHFFSKTKKPESIRSDDRLSIAYPNNFFGVYIDTLECDTFGVDSFCTIDIYDDNGEDNGDTKRKKRDINPWKLEYNF; translated from the exons ATGATGCCGACGGCGCAGATCACCATGCCCAAGGTGAAAAAGCGCAAACAGATCAGTGTCAGGTCCATTGCGGATGTCGAGGATGTGGTGGCCATGAAGAAAACGCCCAACCGACACCGGCACTTCACGTTAGTCAAGGACAGCAACGTAGCCACCATTCTGGCGCACTTGATCCGGGACATCCACAAAATGTTtatc GGAAATCAACCCGGTATACATTTCTTTTCCAAAACCAAAAAACCAGAAAGTATAAGAAGTGATGATAGGTTATCAATTGCTTATCCAAATAACTTTTTCGgagtatatatagatacattagAATGCGATACATTCGGAGTAGATTCATTTTGTACTATAGACATATATGATGATAATGGTGAGGATAACGGTGATACAAAACGTAAAAAACGTGATATAAATCCATGGAAACTTGAATACAACTTTTGA